A window of Actinomadura viridis genomic DNA:
ACCGGACGGAACCGCTTGGCACGCTCCAAGAAGGTGCCGTCGTCGGCGAGCCCCGCGATGCTCTCGCCGGGCTTCCACGTCCCGTCCCCGATGGTGAGCACGCGCTTGGCCATGGTGCCGCCGTAGTGCTGGGACGCGACGGCGATCACGCTGCCGGTGGTCTGCCCGCTCTCGGCGTTGTCGTAGATGACATGGGTCTTCGCCTGGTCGGCCGCCTTGACGACGCCCACGGAGGAGCCGCCCGCGTACGCCAGGACGACGTCCACCTTGTTGTTGAACATGGTCTGGGCGATCTGCTGGCCCTTCACGGGGTCGCCGAAGGAGCCGACGAACGCGCTCTTGACCGCGATGCCGGAACGGGTGGCCCTGGCCCCCGCCGCGTAGGCGTGGTAGTCGGCGTACAGCGGCGGGATCGCGGTGCCGCCGATGAACCCGATGACGCCGGTCCTGGAGACGGTGGCGGCCAGCACGCCGGCCAGGTACGAGGGGCCCTGGGTGTCGAACGCGATCGTCTGCACGTTCGGGATCGTGGGCTTGTTGGCGTCGGCGTAGACGTGCACGAACTTGATCTTGGGGAAGTCGGGCGCCACGGCCTTCAGGGCCTGGGTGAAGTCGGAGAACGACACGACGATCACCGACGTCCCCGCCTGGGCCAGGCTGCGCAGCGTCGACTCGTGGGACGAGGGGTCGGGCGCGGCGACGAAGCGGGTGGAGTAGCCGGCCGCCTTCAGTTCCTCCAGGCCGGCGATCAGGTTGTCCGTCGGCCCGCCGTCCCCCGCCTTCTGGGGGGTGACCAGCGCCACCGTCTTCCCGTCCGCGCCCCCGGCCCGGCCACCGTCCCCGCCTCCGCAGCCGGTGAGCGCGACGGCCGACACCAGGCTCGAGGCGGCCAGGAAGTGGCGACGGCGCATGGTCCCTGTCCTGACGCTCATAACAGGCTCCGATCTGTCGGCAGCCACCGACACGGTCCGTCCTCCCGCACGGCTCTCTCACCGGCGGTTTCGGTGAAACGTACACGGCTTGTTATGCAGGTGTCTAGAGGACGTATGCATAACAGTTGGTCCGACCGTTCTCCGGAAAGGGAAACGGCGGCCTGCCGTGCCTCTCGGGAGGGGCGGCGTCACCGAGAGGCACGGCGGACGGGGCGGCGGGACGGTGGGGCGGGGGCGGCGGCGAGGTCAGGCGGTGACGTTCACGCGGGTGCCGTCGAACGACACGGCCGTGTCCAGATCGGCCGACTCGCGGGCGATCCGGCCGGCGATGCGGCGCGCGTCGTCCGGGCCCGCGAGCACCGGCAGCCCGTGCTCGCTCGTCATGATCGGCACCAGGGACACCCGCGGGCGGCTCTCGCCGTCGAGGTCGACTGCCGTGACGAAGGCGTCCCGGCTGAAGGCGTCGTAGATCGCCTGGATCTCCGGGGTGACGTTCTCCCGGGGCTGCTGGGCCACGAAGTTGCCCGGGCTGTACACGATGACCTTGCCCCGGTACACCTCCACGCCCTGCGGGGCGTGCACGTGGTGCCCGAGCACCAGGTCCGCCCCCGCGTCCACGAGGGCGTGCCCGAACACCCGCTGGTACTCGGCGCGGGCGCTGCCGAACCCGAAGCCCCAGTGGACGGTGATCACCAGGATGTCGACGCGGTCGCGCAGGTCCCGGACACGGCCCATGACCCGCTCGTGGTCCTCGGCCCGGACCCGCGTGCGGATGACCGGCGGCACCCCCGGCTCCTCCAGCTGGAACTCGCCGTTGACGACCCACTCGGTGTCCACGTGAACGGGCGAGATGCCGGGCTTGGCGGGGCCCGCCGCGGCCCCCAGCGGGAGCAGGCACGACCAGGCGATGATGCCCACGCGGCGGCCCGCGATGTCCAGGATCGCCGGCTCCTGCGCGGCCTCCAGGTCCTCCCCGGCGCCGATCGGCGTCACCCCGGCGGCACGGAGCGAGCGCACGGTGTCGTCCAGCGCCTCCCAGCCGTAGTCGGAGCTGTGGTTGTTGGCCAGCGTCGCGACCCTGAGGTTGAAGGCCGGGAGTTCGCGGACGAGCTCCGGGCGCGCCCGGAAGTTGAGGATGCGGTCGGAGGGGTGGCCCAGGTCGGAGAAGGGCAGCTCCACGCTCGACAGCACGCACGGGGAGGCGCCGAGCACCTCCTGGAGGGCGGCGAGACCGGGATGGTCCGGCACCTCGCGCAGCGACTTGGTGAGGACGATGTCCCCGGTGGCGATCAGGAGTGACGTCATGGTCGACGGCCTTCCGTACGGGAGGGCGCTCGCCGTACGGCGGCGGGCGGCGCCGGCCGGGCCCGCGACGCGGGCCCCTTCGGGCGTGCCGGGACCGGCGGTACGGCGGCGAGGACGAGCGTCACGCTGCCACGGTAGCAATACATCGTCAATACGTTAGGCGCACGCTTGTCGATGCCCCTTCCGGGCTCCCCACCTGCCCTGAAGCCCTGAAAGACGAGGGAGAAGGGGGCTCAAAGCCGTTCTGGATGGGCTCTCCGAGCGTTCTGCGGCGCCGCCCGCCGCATGTGTGCTGGTAGAATGTATGCGTGATGCTTGAGGTGCAACGGCGCATAGCCGCCCTGCGGGAGTCGCCGGGCAACGGGCGTCCCCTCTACGAGCGGGTGGCCAACGAGATGGCCCAGGCCATCCGCACGGGCGAGCTGCGGCCCGGCGAACGACTCCCCTCCGTCCGGCAGCTGGCGACCGATCTCGGGCTCAGCGTCTCGACGGTGATGAGCGTCTACACCCGCCTCGCCGAGGGCGGGCTGGTCAACGGGGAGGCGGGGCGCGGGACGTTCGTCAGCGAGACCCCCAGCGCCGCCCCGGCGGCCCAGGCGCCCCGTCCCGCCGCCGAGCCCGCCGCCGCACGGGCGGGCAGCGCCTGGCGGCGCCAGGTCCTCGCCCAGACCGAGGCGCGGCTCAAGCAGGGCTTCCCGTCCGCGCGCGACCTCATGCGCGGCGGCCCGGACCCGGCGCTGCTGCCGCTGAGCGTCATCAAGCGCGCCTTCCGGGACGTCTCGTCCCGGTTGACGGCGCGCGACCTGGAGTATCCCGCGACGCTCGGCACCGAGCCGGAACTGTCCGGCGCGCTCCTCAAGCGGCTGGCCGGCGACGGGATCGAGGCCGAGGCCGACGACATCCTGATCGGCGGGTCGACCCAGCAGTTCCTGGCCCTGCTGGCCATGCTGCTGGGGCGGCGCGCCCCCGGCGAGCGGGTCCTGGTGGGCGTGGAGGAGCCCGGTTACCAGACCGCCATGGACACGCTGGAGTTCCACGGCCTCGGGCTGGTGCCGATGCGGCTGGACGAGTCCGGGGTGACCGCCGAGGGCCTGCGGGGAGCCCTGGACGCGGGCGTCTCGGCGGTGCTGTTCACCCCCCGGGCGCAGAGCCCGACCGGGTGCGGCTGGAGCGCCGAACGCCGCCAGGCCCTGGCCGACGCGCTCGTTCCCCACCCGGACGTGTGGATCATCGAGGACGACCAGTTCGCCGAGGCCGCCACCGTCCGGCCCGGGTCGCTGTACGGCGACGCGCGGCTGCGCGAGCGGGTCGTCCACCTGCGGTCGTTCTCCAAGTCCGTCGCCCCCGACCTGCGGCTGTCGGCCGCGGTCGTCCGGCAGCCGATCCGGCACCCGCTCACGATGGCCAAGTCCTTCGCCGACGGCTGGACGTCGCGGACCTCGCAGCGCGTGCTCGCGGCGGCCCTGACCGATCCCCGGATCGACGACCTGCTGGCGGAGGCCCGCACCGAGTACGCGCTCCGGCGGGCGGCGGTGCGCGACGCCGTCCGGCGGGCCGGGTCCGCACGCGGGCTCGGGCTGTCGGTTCCCGCCCTCGACACCGACGGGCTGCACGTCTGGGTCACCCTGCCGGACGGATGCGACGCCGACCGGGTCGTCGAGGCGGCGGCGCACCGCGGCTTCCTGCTGGCGGCGGGGCAGCCGTTCTTCCTGTCCCCCGGCGACCAGCGCCATCTGCGGATCAACGCCGGCGCGCTCGCCGCCGAGCACGCCGACCGGCTGTCCACGGCCGTCTGCGACGCCGTCACCAGCGTGCTGGGTCAGCCCACCGCGCTGCTCACCCCGTAGGAACACCGAGACCAGGCGCCCCACCGGCCCGGCGCGGCCGGTGGGGCGTTCGCGCGTGCTCGGCACCGGACGGGCAGGTACGCTAACGTACTAGTTCGTCCATTAGTGGAGGCGTGCAGCGAGATGCGCAGGTCCATCGCCACGGTGTCGCTCAGCGGTTCGCTGGCCGAGAAGCTCACCGCCATCGGCGGGGCCGGGTTCGACGGGGTGGAGATCTTCGAGAACGACCTGGTCTCCAGCGCGATGAGCCCGGAGGAGGTACGGAGCCGGGCCGCGGACCTGGGACTCGGCATCGACCTCTTCCAGCCGTTCCGCGACTTCGAGGCGGTTCCGCCCGCCCTGCTCGCCCGGAACCTGCGGCGGGCGGAGCACAAGTTCGCGGTGATGGAACGGCTGGGGGCGACGCGGCTGCTGGTCTGCTCGACCGTCTCCCCCGAGTCCGTCGACGACGACGCGCTCGCCGCCGAGCAGCTGCGGCTGCTGGCCGAGCGGGCCGCCGCGCACGGCGTCCGGATCGCCTACGAGGCGCTGGCCTGGGGCCGGCACGTGAACGACTACCTGCACGCCTGGCGGATCGTCCGGATGGCCGACCATCCCGACCTGGGGGTGTGCCTGGACAGCTTCCACATCCTGTCGCGGGACGTGGACCCCTACGCCATCGAGACGATCCCGGCCGAGAAGATCTTCTTCCTGCAGCTGGCCGACGCGCCCGCCCTGCCGATGGACGTCCTGTACTGGAGCCGGCACTACCGCTGCTTCCCTGGGCAGGGCGACTTCGACGTGGCGGGGCTCGTCGCGCACGTCCTGCGCACCGGCTACCGGGGGCCGCTCTCGCTGGAGGTGTTCAACGACATCTTCCGCCAGGCGGCGTCCACGCGCACCGCTCTGGACGCCATGCGCTCCCTCATCTCCCTGGAGGAGGCGGCCGCCGGACGCCTCGGTGAGACCGCCGCGCCCGTACGGACGGGGCTCTCCGTGCCGCCGCCCCCGGTGGTCCCGACCGGCTTCGCGTTCGCCGAGCTGGCCGCGCCGGCCACCGGCCCGCTGGGCGAGCTGCTGACCGCGCTCGGGTTCGTCCGGACGGGGGTGCACTCCGGCAAGCCGGTCGAGCTGTGGGAGCAGGGCTCCGCCCGCGTCCTCCTGAACACCGGGAGCGCGGAGAGCGAGGACGGCCCGGTGCTCGGCGCGATCGGCCTGGAGTCCCCCGACCCGGCCGCGTCGGTCAAGCGCGCCGAGGCGCTGCTGTCGCCCGTGCTGCCGCGGCTGCGGGGCCCGCGGGACGCGCCGCTGGACGCGGTCGCCGCGCCGGACGGGACGGAGCTG
This region includes:
- a CDS encoding bifunctional sugar phosphate isomerase/epimerase/4-hydroxyphenylpyruvate dioxygenase family protein, translating into MRRSIATVSLSGSLAEKLTAIGGAGFDGVEIFENDLVSSAMSPEEVRSRAADLGLGIDLFQPFRDFEAVPPALLARNLRRAEHKFAVMERLGATRLLVCSTVSPESVDDDALAAEQLRLLAERAAAHGVRIAYEALAWGRHVNDYLHAWRIVRMADHPDLGVCLDSFHILSRDVDPYAIETIPAEKIFFLQLADAPALPMDVLYWSRHYRCFPGQGDFDVAGLVAHVLRTGYRGPLSLEVFNDIFRQAASTRTALDAMRSLISLEEAAAGRLGETAAPVRTGLSVPPPPVVPTGFAFAELAAPATGPLGELLTALGFVRTGVHSGKPVELWEQGSARVLLNTGSAESEDGPVLGAIGLESPDPAASVKRAEALLSPVLPRLRGPRDAPLDAVAAPDGTELFFCRTAQPDHPSWTDDFTGSRRDPGEAAGEITHIDHVALTQPWHHFDEASLFYRSVLGLRPHDSLELPDPYGLLRSRAVSTEDGRVRVALNVAYVGAHDGAPDMAWQHVALASEDIVATARRLRAAGTARLAIPANYYDDLEARYDLGEERHRLLRELGLLYDRDEHGEFLHFYTVTSGRVFFEVVQRLGGYRGYGAVNAPIRLAAQHVPPAPRSAGRPERPRPA
- a CDS encoding CapA family protein, translated to MTSLLIATGDIVLTKSLREVPDHPGLAALQEVLGASPCVLSSVELPFSDLGHPSDRILNFRARPELVRELPAFNLRVATLANNHSSDYGWEALDDTVRSLRAAGVTPIGAGEDLEAAQEPAILDIAGRRVGIIAWSCLLPLGAAAGPAKPGISPVHVDTEWVVNGEFQLEEPGVPPVIRTRVRAEDHERVMGRVRDLRDRVDILVITVHWGFGFGSARAEYQRVFGHALVDAGADLVLGHHVHAPQGVEVYRGKVIVYSPGNFVAQQPRENVTPEIQAIYDAFSRDAFVTAVDLDGESRPRVSLVPIMTSEHGLPVLAGPDDARRIAGRIARESADLDTAVSFDGTRVNVTA
- a CDS encoding PLP-dependent aminotransferase family protein, giving the protein MLEVQRRIAALRESPGNGRPLYERVANEMAQAIRTGELRPGERLPSVRQLATDLGLSVSTVMSVYTRLAEGGLVNGEAGRGTFVSETPSAAPAAQAPRPAAEPAAARAGSAWRRQVLAQTEARLKQGFPSARDLMRGGPDPALLPLSVIKRAFRDVSSRLTARDLEYPATLGTEPELSGALLKRLAGDGIEAEADDILIGGSTQQFLALLAMLLGRRAPGERVLVGVEEPGYQTAMDTLEFHGLGLVPMRLDESGVTAEGLRGALDAGVSAVLFTPRAQSPTGCGWSAERRQALADALVPHPDVWIIEDDQFAEAATVRPGSLYGDARLRERVVHLRSFSKSVAPDLRLSAAVVRQPIRHPLTMAKSFADGWTSRTSQRVLAAALTDPRIDDLLAEARTEYALRRAAVRDAVRRAGSARGLGLSVPALDTDGLHVWVTLPDGCDADRVVEAAAHRGFLLAAGQPFFLSPGDQRHLRINAGALAAEHADRLSTAVCDAVTSVLGQPTALLTP
- a CDS encoding BMP family ABC transporter substrate-binding protein, producing the protein MSVRTGTMRRRHFLAASSLVSAVALTGCGGGDGGRAGGADGKTVALVTPQKAGDGGPTDNLIAGLEELKAAGYSTRFVAAPDPSSHESTLRSLAQAGTSVIVVSFSDFTQALKAVAPDFPKIKFVHVYADANKPTIPNVQTIAFDTQGPSYLAGVLAATVSRTGVIGFIGGTAIPPLYADYHAYAAGARATRSGIAVKSAFVGSFGDPVKGQQIAQTMFNNKVDVVLAYAGGSSVGVVKAADQAKTHVIYDNAESGQTTGSVIAVASQHYGGTMAKRVLTIGDGTWKPGESIAGLADDGTFLERAKRFRPVPGAPAPDLDGAFGKVAETKKKILDGSVDVPFDTRPV